A window from Purpureocillium takamizusanense chromosome 3, complete sequence encodes these proteins:
- a CDS encoding uncharacterized protein (EggNog:ENOG503PARX~COG:S): MSVLDANKGLPLPAAGPPLPRPQSPPTPHHHHHHHHHHHNPIRKLVGRFRSASNGQRPQQQQQQQQLHSQPASGAITPSSSAYESDEYCAAAQPPAPPSSSSSRAPSFIIRPPRRASTSPASSRGGGGSSCKSHHHASQQQKQQQRQPIKETAETLELWNEVYDALRNNPSTAGLVHVYEAIISQELPDGLKSGGLNSSALEGKSAEQRLELLRAISAAGLRKRRGSKTAAAASQQQQQQQQQVPDEDLARRMLDEAKDKVESVMPEYPSSGAVAWAGFCTLTPLLLDPILQRAELRAALDRAIGRIPWYTHLASTLLDSNQWSATPSPSSSFQTQRGRVRDTAARLCRAVLELEMNCVCAAASAWNPAAKNVVGWAGLAELARRIQDLDARARRVVDRNLGEQARARLRALDVDLCLGTRQQSSPSPPPAEGAGDEESAESGDNGESGKTKASPLPTGFRSSGPPSLPLSPGQPDRPGPPTSTTPTTAQAA, encoded by the exons ATGAGCGTTCTTGACGCAAACAAGGGGCTGCCCCTCCCCGCAGCCGGACCACCACTGCCTCGACCCCAATcaccgccaacgccgcaccaccatcaccatcatcatcaccaccatcacaaCCCGATCCgcaagctcgtcggccgctttcgcagcgccagcaacgGCCAACGaccgcaacagcagcagcagcagcagcagcttcacTCCCAacccgccagcggcgccatcacgccctcctcctccgcctaCGAGTCCGACGAgtactgcgccgccgcccaaccgccggcccccccctcctcctcctcctcgcgcgccccGTCCTTCATCATCCGACCCCCTCGACGGGCCTCCACGTcacccgcctcgtcgcgcggcggcggtggcagcagctGCAAGAGCCACCATCACGCCTCGCAGCAACAAAaacaacagcagcggcagccaaTAAAGGAAACGGCAGAGACGCTCGAGCTCTGGAACGAGGTCTACGATGCCCTCCGCAACAACCCCTCCACGGCCGGGCTCGTCCACGTCtacgaggccatcatcagccaggagctgcccgacgggCTCAAGTCGGGCGGGCTCAACAGCTccgcgctcgagggcaagtcggccgagcagcgtctcgagctgctgcgcgccatATCCGCCGCGGGACTGCGCAAGCGGCGAGGgtccaagacggcggcggcggcgagccagcaacagcagcaacagcagcagcaggtacctgacgaggacctggcgcggcgcatgcTCGATgaggccaaggacaaggtcGAGAGCGTCATGCCCGAGTACCCGTCCTCGGGGGCCGTCGCCTGGGCGGGCTTTTGCACGCTGACACCT ctcctcctcgacccaATCCTacagcgcgccgagctccgCGCTGCCCTCGACCGCGCCATCGGGCGCATCCCCTGGTACACGCACCTCGCTTCCACCCTGCTCGACTCGAACCAGTGGTccgcgacgcccagcccgtcgtcgtcgttccaGACGCAGAGGGGCCGCGTGCGTGACACGGCCGCGCGCCTGTGCCGCGCTgtgctcgagctcgagatGAActgcgtctgcgccgccgccagcgcctggaACCCAGCGGCCAAGAACGTCGTCGGCTGGGCggggctcgccgagctggcgcgTCGCATCcaggacctcgacgcccgcgcaaGGAGGGTCGTCGACAGAAACCTCGGGGAgcaggccagggcgaggTTGAGGGCTCTCGACGTCGATTTGTGCCTCGGTACGCGGCAGCagtcgtcaccgtcgccgccgcccgctgagggtgctggcgacgaggagagtGCCGAGAGTGGTGATAATGGAGAGTCGGGGAAGACAAAGGCCTCCCCACTCCCAACTGGCTTCAGGTCTTCAGGGCCTCCCTCACTGCCATTGtcgccaggccagccagatCGACCCGGaccgccgacgtcgacgacgccgaccacCGCCCAAGCGGCGTAA
- a CDS encoding uncharacterized protein (EggNog:ENOG503PRIY~SECRETED:SignalP(1-23~SECRETED:cutsite=TFG-SP~SECRETED:prob=0.8218)~COG:S): MFASALGLLMLAVSWVLPMATFGSPIINTSSLSWTPAADHQTTCESPATFASDPTLEPANWRECAALYSSWAVENGTFRLFPERRQTEKEEQSSGSGGDGGGGNGENIDGFVVLLHETDCVLAVRPMDPAKAPFVVGDRDINMLLEESLKKFSRGTELAVSGVVKCADAGGEKAGLMWQLSKAAK; the protein is encoded by the coding sequence atgttcGCCTCGGCGCTCGGCCTCCTGATGCTCGCCGTGAGCTGGGTCCTCCCCATGGCCACCTTCGGATcccccatcatcaacacGTCCAGCCTGTCGTGGACCCCGGCCGCGGACCACCAGACGACCTGCGAGAGCCCCGCTACGTTTGCCTCGGACCCGACCCTCGAGCCCGCCAACTGGCGCGAGTGTGCCGCGCTATACTCGTCCTGGGCTGTTGAAAATGGCACTTTTCGCCTCTTtccggagcggcggcagacggagaaggaggagcagtccagcggcagtggcggcgatggcggtggcggcaatgGCGAGAACATTGATGGAttcgtcgtgctgctgcacgaAACGGATtgcgtcctcgccgtgcgGCCCATGGATCCGGCCAAGGCgcccttcgtcgtcggcgataGGGACATCAACATGCTCCTCGAAGAGAGCCTGAAGAAGTTTTCGCGCGGCACCGAGCTGGCCGTCTCCGGAGTCGTCAAGtgcgccgacgcgggcggcgagaaggcGGGCTTGATGTGGCAGCTATCCAAGGCGGCAAAATAA
- a CDS encoding uncharacterized protein (EggNog:ENOG503PUW3), translated as MKACFGRRISPLCLRTGSAAQNAQRAAGIEAVLHESETTKKLQEEAQALEEQRPEEHHARIWGVKPSKEWYEQNATTLAAGVSAASEGAGFVATAVSAGAAMLSGVGVAADVGIALAHYSLLRSELSRLEDQCAERAMNTSRITAEATRLQATLLRLSSEKSNLAQVVKIVQDSLYHVSQLQIQILNFIDFIDQMKDIMESIAQDGTAVHGIADRHEDTVDPEIEKLLRDRAFEMMAKLVFATRASQIYKEVSIRYIMPELDILPTMRFFMSGTDDEIDDQFKRLNERREEIFRGTLALVLTMHRSLKDDLKLIAETCASSVELIEDAASEQMG; from the exons ATGAAAGCTTGCTTTGGTAGACGCATCAGTCCATTGTGTCTCAGGACTGGCTCGGCAGCGCAAAACGCACAACGGGCTGCCGGAATCGAGGCCGTGCTTCATGAGAGTGAGACTACCAAGAAGCTGCAGGAAGAAGCGCAGGCCCTGGAAGAACAGAGGCCCGAAGAACATCACGCGAGGATCTGGGGTGTGAAACCCAGCAAGGAGTGGTATGAGCAGAACGCTACTACACTAG CTGCTGGTGTCAGTGCTGCTAGCGAAGGCGCAGGATTCGTAGCTACCGCAGTATCAGCGGGCGCTGCCATGTTGAGTGGTGTTGGCGTCGCAGCAGACGTAGGCATTGCATTGGCTCACTACTCACTACTGAGAAGTGAATTATCCAGGTTGGAAGACCAATGCGCCGAACGAGCAATGAACACTAGCAGGATAACAGCCGAGGCTACGCGCTTGCAGGCTACGCTTCTGAGACTATCCTCTGAGAAAAGCAACCTG GCTCAGGTTGTCAAAATCGTTCAGGACTCACTCTATCACGTATCCCAGTTACAGATCCAGATTCTGAACTTTATCGACTTCATTGACCAGATGAAAGACATCATGGAAAGCATAGCCCAAGACGGTACAGCGGTTCATGGAATAGCAGACAGGCATGAGGATACAGTAGATCCAGAGATCGAAAAG CTTCTCCGGGATCGCGCCTTTGAGATGATGGCAAAGCTCGTCTTTGCCACCAGAGCCTCCCAAATCTACAAAGAAGTGTCAATTCGATACATAATGCCGGAACTTGACATTCTCCCAACAATGCGATTCTTTATGTCCGGTACCGATGACGAGATCGATGATCAGTTCAAACGACTGAACGAGAGACGAGAGGAGATATTTCGGGGAACACTCGCACTTGTCCTGACG ATGCACAGATCTCTGAAGGACGATCTGAAGCTTATCGCTGAGACCTGCGCGTCATCTGTCGAGTTGATCGAGGACGCGGCAAGCGAACAGATGGGCTAG
- a CDS encoding uncharacterized protein (EggNog:ENOG502GJ78~COG:I), with product MDLPLRYSSSNGTVRWTKLGAGPPLVFTHGTPWSSFVWRDIADAFTSTHTVYLWDMPGYGRSDKYDGQDVSLGAQGKLFAELLAHWRSEQQGQQQEQQQWVPIVIAHDFGGAVALRAHLLHGARYAALALVDPVAVAPWGSPFFRLVGAHAGVFAQLPANLHGALVREYISGASHAGLRAETLEALAKPWCDGDGQAAFYRQIQQADERFTTELEGRYGEVPLAMVMAEDGTGESEDGSNGKSRTRRVLLVWGTEDSWVPVERGRELKRMMGGEEGAVVLREIEGAGHLVQMDRPAQLTGVLMEFVSALSGGGVGNGLRRGGGGV from the coding sequence ATGGACCTGCCACTACGCTATTCATCTTCCAACGGTACCGTCCGGTGGACCAAATTGGGAGCCGGCCCGCCCCTTGTCTTCACTCATGGGACGCCCTGGTCGTCCTTTGTATGGCGGgacatcgccgacgccttcACGTCCACACATACGGTCTACCTCTGGGACATGCCGGGTTACGGGCGCTCGGACAAATACGATGGGCAGGACGTCTCTCTGGGCGCCCAGGGTAAGCTCTTTGCAGAGCTACTCGCGCACTGGCGCTCAGAgcagcaggggcagcagcaggagcagcagcaatgggttcccatcgtcatcgcgcACGAttttggcggcgccgtggccctgCGCGCGCACCTTCTTCACGGAGCGCGATACGCAGCGCTCGCGCTCGTGGATCccgtcgcggtcgcgccCTGGGGCTCGCCCTTCTTCCGGCTCGTGGGCGCGCACGCCGGCGTGTTTGCGCAGCTGCCGGCGAACCTGCACGGCGCGCTGGTGAGGGAGTACATCTCCGGCGCGAGCCACGCGGGCCTACGGGCTGAGAcgctggaggcgctggccaagccgtggtgcgacggcgacggccaagcGGCGTTTTACCGGCAGATTCAGCAGGCGGACGAGCGGTTCACGACGGAGCTGGAGGGCCGGTATGGGGAGGTGccgctggcgatggtgatggccgAGGATGGGACGGGGGAAAGCGAGGATGGGAGCAACGGGAAGAGTCGGACAcggcgggtgctgctggtaTGGGGGACGGAGGATTCGTGGGTGCCGgtggagagggggagggagctgAAGcgcatgatgggcggcgaagaaggggcggtggtgctgaGGGAGATTGAGGGCGCGGGACACTTGGTGCAGATGGACAGGCCGGCGCAGCTGACGGGCGTCTTGATGGAGTTTGTGAGCGCTCttagtggtggtggtgttggtaACGGTCtgagacgaggaggaggaggagtgtGA